In the genome of Balnearium lithotrophicum, the window GTTGAAAGTCTTTCAAGGGCAGTATTGAGATTCCTTTCCGTTTTAAGCAAATTCACGTGAGTGAAATCAGCCTGATAGTTGTAGTTAATTCTCAGTGCCATAGCTACCTCCTAATTTGTTTTGTTCTCTACTCTTTATTATCGGTACGACCGATTTTCATTTTAGTGTTAAACTTTAGTTCTAATAGTTGAAAATTTTTTGCAAAAACTTATAATTGTTAATTAACAGGTAAATAAGGAGGGAGATATGAAGAAATTACTGACTGTTTTAACGCTAACTTTAACAGGAGTTCTTTCTGCAAATGCCGGTACCTGGGAATTGTCGTGTTCGGGATGTCACAACGGAAGTTTAGCCCCAACAAAAACTACCCTTTTAAAGAAGTACCACTCCAAAAGGGAGTTCTTAGCTGCAGTTAGAAAAGCTACAGAAGTTGGGAAAATGCCTTCATCACTACCCTTTGAAAGTGCAGCTGACGAACTCTACGGCGGAAAAACTGCTGAAACTAACACTACTTCTAAAGCTACAACTTCATCGGACGAGTACTCCAAGTACAAGAGGTTCTTCAAGCCACTTCCAGCACTTCCAAAGATACCGGCAGACAATCCTTTAACCCCCGAAAAGGTTAAACTTGGAAAGATGCTCTACTACGACCCCAGGCTCTCAAGGAGTAAGTTAATTTCGTGTAACACCTGCCACAACTTGTCCTTAGGTGGAGATGATAATCAAAAATCTTCAATTGGTCATAGGTGGAGAACAGGAGGAAGGAATGCTCCAACAACTCTAAACTCCGGATTTTTGAGGGTTCAGTTCTGGGACGGTAGAGCTCCAACCTTAGAGGAGCAAGCAAAAGGTCCACTTCAAGCTCACGTTGAGATGAATTCAACTCCAAAAATCGTTGTAAGAAGGCTTAAGGAAATTCCAGAGTACGTGGAGCTCTTCAAAAAGGCATTCCCTGGAGAGAAAGACCCCGTTACGTTTGAAAACGTAGTAAAGGCCATTGCTGCTTTTGAAAGAACCCTTAATACTCCAAACTCCCCATTCCAGAGGTACCTATTGGGAGACGACAGTGCTCTTACAAAGGAACAGAAGGAGGGAATGAAGCTCTTTGTTAAGTACGGATGTATAGCCTGTCACAACGGTCCCGTCCTCTCAGACGGTCAGTTCCACAAGTTTAAGTGGAACAAGGACCTTGGCCGCTATAGGGTAACAAAGAATCCAAAGGACAAGTACATGTTTAGAACGCCTCAGCTTCTCAACGTTGCAGTAACCGCTCCTTACTTCCACGACGGTTCAGTTAACTCTTTAGAGGAAGCTGTAAAAATCATGGCAAGGAAGGAACTTGGAAAGGAAATATCAAACGAGGATGCTAAGAAAATTGCGGACTTTCTACGCTCTTTAACGGGAGAAGTTCCTCTTGAGGCAAGAGTTCTTCCTCAACTTCCAGGAAACAATCCTGAGTAATTTTGGTGCCCGCTTCCTGCGGGTGCCTGTATAATTTCACTATGAAGTACTTTATTTCCGATACCCACTTTTTTCATAAAAACATCT includes:
- a CDS encoding cytochrome-c peroxidase: MKKLLTVLTLTLTGVLSANAGTWELSCSGCHNGSLAPTKTTLLKKYHSKREFLAAVRKATEVGKMPSSLPFESAADELYGGKTAETNTTSKATTSSDEYSKYKRFFKPLPALPKIPADNPLTPEKVKLGKMLYYDPRLSRSKLISCNTCHNLSLGGDDNQKSSIGHRWRTGGRNAPTTLNSGFLRVQFWDGRAPTLEEQAKGPLQAHVEMNSTPKIVVRRLKEIPEYVELFKKAFPGEKDPVTFENVVKAIAAFERTLNTPNSPFQRYLLGDDSALTKEQKEGMKLFVKYGCIACHNGPVLSDGQFHKFKWNKDLGRYRVTKNPKDKYMFRTPQLLNVAVTAPYFHDGSVNSLEEAVKIMARKELGKEISNEDAKKIADFLRSLTGEVPLEARVLPQLPGNNPE